A window of the Vigna angularis cultivar LongXiaoDou No.4 chromosome 3, ASM1680809v1, whole genome shotgun sequence genome harbors these coding sequences:
- the LOC128195889 gene encoding uncharacterized protein LOC128195889, whose amino-acid sequence MLKLSQPNANDLGYVDSVSVQEISGVRIRLPWEFIDSFDLAWRWKQQQWQRRHKQKPLTLDSKYKFFVQNLIMRWKEIHSKKTVTLTKSEYQLDLLSSTPILFVNICIDKLVTKM is encoded by the exons ATG TTGAAACTCAGCCAACCGAATGCAAATGATCTTGGATATGTGGATTCTGTTTCAGTTCAGGAAATTAGTGGTGTCAGG ATTCGTTTGCCATGGGAGTTTATAGATTCATTTGACTTGGCGTGGAGATGGAAACAGCAGCAATGGCAGAGGAGGCACAAGCAGAAGCCATTAACCCTtgattcaaaatataaattttttgttca AAACTTGATAATGAGGTGGAAGGAAATACATTCCAAAAAAACAGTGACTTTGACGAAGTCTGAGTATCAGCTTGATCTGTTGTCAAGTACTCCAATTCTGTTTGTGAATATTTGTATAGATAAATTAGTTACAAAAATGTAA
- the LOC108324539 gene encoding F-box/kelch-repeat protein At3g23880: MAIANSSTRILRDRDDLILEILSRLPVESLMRFRCVSKTWNSIILNPDLVKSHLKKSSKNPQILLLEKKIEERQCFSAVLSSLPCLIQNPTSSSAGRILRCPKPYKYLFGSCNGLLSLHCSLSTYECEEHMVCFLNPATKTCSLPSPSLRLNYGIGVQYDMNFGFGYDDWRDSYKVVAMVLDWSTHQTSVWVYCMGDVRWRLTIMTSPAFLTIDSNGYFLNGTVNWLGHSSKESKLQIFSYDLKNDTNRYLSVPELVPKDSEFNSMGILNDCLCVSFDERRTVFVVLTLKDTGDDRSWSQLMSVSYETLNISPYYDYLRTLCMWGDLLLLTYSQLWDDYDIIIIFNLKENKVERTQAYYKHSLSHIFSCHYVPSLI; encoded by the coding sequence ATGGCGATAGCGAATTCTTCCACTAGAATACTCCGTGATCGTGATGACCTGATATTGGAAATTCTGTCACGGCTTCCTGTAGAGAGTCTCATGCGATTTAGGTGCGTTTCAAAGACATGGAATTCCATCATCCTCAATCCCGATTTGGTGAAATCGCATCTTAAAAAGTCCTCCAAAAACCCACAAATTCTCTTACTGGAGAAAAAGATAGAAGAGAGGCAATGTTTCTCTGCTGTTTTAAGCTCTTTACCTTGCTTAATCCAAAACCCTACTTCCTCTTCCGCCGGTCGTATCTTACGCTGCCCCAAAccctataaatatttattcggTTCTTGCAACGGTTTGCTTTCCCTACATTGTTCTCTTTCCACGTATGAGTGTGAAGAGCACATGGTCTGCTTTTTGAACCCTGCCACCAAGACTTGCTCCTTACCATCACCAAGCTTGCGTCTCAATTACGGCATTGGTGTTCAATATGATATGAATTTTGGGTTTGGGTACGATGATTGGAGGGACAGTTACAAGGTGGTGGCAATGGTTTTGGATTGGAGTACACATCAAACGAGTGTGTGGGTTTACTGCATGGGTGACGTACGTTGGAGACTTACTATAATGACCTCTCCGGCTTTTCTCACCATTGACAGTAATGGATACTTTCTGAATGGCACTGTTAACTGGTTAGGACATTCTTCTAAAGAATCGAAGCTACAAATATTTTCGTACGATCTAAAGAACGATACTAACAGATATTTGTCGGTGCCTGAACTCGTTCCTAAAGATTCTGAATTTAATTCTATGGGAATTTTGAATGATTGTCTTTGTGTTTCTTTTGATGAACGGAGGACAGTCTTTGTTGTATTGACATTGAAGGACACTGGAGACGACAGATCTTGGAGTCAGTTGATGAGTGTAAGTTATGAAACTCTGAATATCTCTCCTTATTACGATTACCTGCGGACTTTGTGCATGTGGGGTGATCTTCTCTTGCTCACATATTCACAGCTTTGGGATGATTACGATATCatcattatctttaatttgaagGAGAATAAAGTAGAACGTACTCAAGCTTACTACAAGCACTCTCTCAGTCACATCTTCTCCTGTCACTATGTTCCAAGCTTGATTTGA